GCCAAACGATACATATAGCTATTTCTTTGTTGTCTCTTATGAATGCATGATTTTAAATGATAAACCAGATCCACTtaatttttcttccataattttggataatttttctGTCAttgaaggagaaaaataatttacCCAGCCTCCTATTTCTGCTTTTCGAAAGTAGTGCTTATTCTCAAGGCCATCGTACACGATTCCAGATTTATTCACTTCCAAATCCTTCATCTTCTCAAAACTACATAACCTGATTATGCTTTCAATCACTCCattgctttcttcttcttgagtGAAAGGAAAATCCAGAAACTCTGCAACTCTTTTCACGTACAAGTTGACATTCTCTTTAATATCTTCATATTTTAGTATCAGAATTTTGTTAGGTCTAACTATGCTCTCCTTCCAGTAACCTAACATATGACTCCACCATGGACCAAACTCAATTATCCCATTGCAATACATTTCAAAAGCTTCCTCTATTGTTAGTGCAGATGAAGAACAATATTGCCTAACTTTATTAAAGAAATGCCATGCTGAAATAAAAGTGTCAAAAGGGTTcctacaaatataaattatcttaCAATTAGAATCTATGATTGACTTAGACAATGAAGGGAATGGAATGTGAGTTCCCAAAAGCCTTGGCTCAGTTGTTGGAAAATGACTATTAGCAGGATACATGAATTCAATATAAGGCACAAGTTGATGAGGATTGGAAGAAAGCAATGGATGGTTATGAATGGAGGAGAAGCATTGGCGATTCACAATGGCAAAAGCAATGGCTTTCAACCATGTTGTACCTGATTTTGGAAAACTAGCAACaataatatcattatcttttgcTTGAAACTGCTTCTGAAAAATGTTTATCTCTTTCATAAAAGTGGAGGAGCACCAAAATTCTTGAAATAGATACAAATCTGAGGATGCAAAACCCTTCTCTCTCGGAAGGGAGAGAGTTagttcatcttctttctttgtttgtctttcttctgccataaagaagaatttttgaaggaaaaaaatcaGTAGAAAGTTTGAAGTTTCCTAATGATCAAAGGGAGTAGTTTGCTGGTTGTAGTGGATGATAATTTTGCTCACTAGGGCTACCCTTTTATAACAAAATGTGAGTTGGAGAAATTGCTATAATGTAAAGAAAATGCACAACAATGGAGACATATAAGCGATCACGAAAGATTCCTTTTATTGCACTATGTCATTGGTTGAAAAAATCATAATGGTTTTGACAAAAGCCTTCATTAATTATCAAAGGACAAAAATCTTCAGTAATTACTGAAAGACAAAAGTATTGACTAACACCAACATATACTATTTACGTATCCCACTTCAGGAAATTGCAGCAAATAGAGCTCAATGTACATTTATCTTCATCGTCCAATACAAGAATTTCATAAGAAATTTGTCGTTTTTAACTTATTCTATTGTATGCATTAAATGTCAATTAAatgtcaattaaaataataaatgtatacattaaatatcaattaaaataataaatgtatacaTTAAatgtcaattaaaataataaatgcaaaatatatatatatatatatatatatatatatatatatatatatatatatatatatatatatatatatatatatatatatatatatatatatNtatatatatatatatatatatatatatatatatatatatatatatatatatatatatatatatatatatatatatatatatatatatatattgtatccAGGCTACACCATAATATATGCATTCAAGAATGAACTAGTCTACTCCCCTCCTACACTAAGTGAGCTTTACAGTCACATTGATTCAAACATGAATGCCTAACGTATCAACAGTTACCTTCTTGGTGCTATATAAAGATATCTACATCACATGGAACTTCACCCAAACGAATCCAAAGTACCAAAGGTTCTGCAAAAATATGGCATTCAACAGTAAGAATGTTGCATGTGTACAAGTACTATTGCTCCTTTCAATTGATTTTAAAGGCAGTCAAGAAAGCTTGCAATTACCTTATCACACCCAGTCTGTCGATCACGTTCAGTGCTCTTTCTTCGtcaatatcaaaatcaatcaCTGGAAGCTTAGACAAAATCC
This genomic interval from Vigna radiata var. radiata cultivar VC1973A chromosome 8, Vradiata_ver6, whole genome shotgun sequence contains the following:
- the LOC106770600 gene encoding cytosolic sulfotransferase 15; protein product: MKEINIFQKQFQAKDNDIIVASFPKSGTTWLKAIAFAIVNRQCFSSIHNHPLLSSNPHQLVPYIEFMYPANSHFPTTEPRLLGTHIPFPSLSKSIIDSNCKIIYICRNPFDTFISAWHFFNKVRQYCSSSALTIEEAFEMYCNGIIEFGPWWSHMLGYWKESIVRPNKILILKYEDIKENVNLYVKRVAEFLDFPFTQEEESNGVIESIIRLCSFEKMKDLEVNKSGIVYDGLENKHYFRKAEIGGWVNYFSPSMTEKLSKIMEEKLSGSGLSFKIMHS